TTGGACCAGGAGGTTCCCAAGGACTCCCCGATAACGTTTCATTTCCTCGCTAAATTCTTCCCAGAAAAAGTAGAAGATGAGCTGGTCCAAGAAATAACCCAACACCTCTTCTTCTTACAGGTAATCTTGTAGCCGATAACATTCCTTGTAAATAACCTTTGGCCTGATCTTTTCTGTAGAAACGCTTTTAgagatggtttttttttttcgttgtTTTATGTTTACACGGAAGTGGAattcatctttgtgttttagaAAACTCAGTGCAAAACTAGTGCTTGGTTCAACACATGTTCATGCATGTCTTCCAACTCTTGTGTAGGTGAAAAAACAGATATTAGATGAAGAGATATTCTGTTCCCCTGAAGCGTCTGTTCTGTTGGCATCGTATGCTGTCCAAGCCAaggtaagaagaagaagaagacaaaaaaaaaaaaaaacacactgcagaataaatgttttgatCAAAGAAGCTCTCACAGATGGGGCTCATTCATGAGACCAACAAGTAAAGAAACACATTTGTCCCCAGAAGAAGGAAAACTTAATTATAGAGCAGATATATGTGATGGTGAATTCAGGTATATACAGAATGTTTTAAGTTTTGCTAATGTGCAACATTTACATCAGCATTTCTTTTCCACTGTCTCAATCGCAGTATGGGGACTATGACCCAAACTTCCACAAGCCAGGCTTCCTGGCACAAGATGAGCTTTTGCCAAAAAGAGTAAGTACACAGTACGATGTGCACATTTGACTATTTGCAAAAGCACGTTATAAAGGTTTGTTCTCTTGTTATAACTGCAAACAGCAGTTGaccagtgtttttgtgcttgtgtaTAAAATGTTTTCCCTGCAATCCTGTGtctgttttccaggttttgaTGCAATACCAAATGACAGCTGACATGTGGGAAGAGAAAATCACAGCTTGGTACGCAGAGCACAGAGGCATTGCCAGGTAGGACTGACCCAGTAGGGCTTCTGAAACCCAGCATGTAAAGAGAAATTCTCACCTTTACAAAAGGTCTAGTCCTCTATTGTGTAGCTGAAGCGTTATTAATGTATCATGGTCTGATGAGCCTTCTCTTCCTTATTTTTTACGCTGTCCGTTCAGGGATGAGGCGGAGATGGAATACCTGAAAATTGCTCAGGACCTTGAGATGTACGGTGTCAGCTACTTTGCCATTACTGTGAGTGTAAATTACTGTGCCTTGATGTGTGTCAGTTAAGGTAAACTTTGCATGGTACTTTGAAAATTGCAACCTTAAACATAACTGTCATGTTGGTTTACACATTGCACCGACAGCAAAATAAGAGGGACACAGACCTGTTACTTGGCGTGGACGCTCAGGGTCTTCACATCTACAGCCCCAATAGCAAGCTCAACCCCAACAAGTCCTTTCCTTGGAGTGGCATCCGCAACATCTCTTACAGTGAAAAGGAGGTAAATGCAAGCAGTGGACGGTCTTTTACTGTCTTTCTTCACTCAGCACATTCTGcagtttttggtctttttctctgtgaaggaaatattattttttttaatgtacatttCAAAAGACAAGTGATAACTGATGCTTCACGCTGACACATTCGGCTGTTGGTGAAACCTGCAAACTTTCAGTGGAGGGTTTTGAACCAGTTAGCTGTGCTGTTGTAGAGGCATTAAAGCTGGGATTGAAACAATGCTGTCAGTGCAGAAGAACTGAACTTTGCAACTTTCCCATGTTGTAGTTCACAATCAAACCCCTCGACAAGAAGAAAGATGTTTTCAAGTTCTACTCATCTCAACTGCGCGTCAACAAGCTGGTTGGTTTACCTCTTTGTCCATCTAAATATTCAGCTGTAAGACAGTTTTCTGAGAGTTATATGAAATAAGATAACGCTGGTTTATGTAACCTTTGCCTCTAGATCCTGCAGCTGTGCATTGGTAACCATGATCTGTtcatgaggaggagaaaggtggACTCCATTGAGGTGCAGCAGATGAAGGCTCAAGCTAAAGAGGAGAAGGCGCGCAAGAAGGTGCGTGTGGTCTCTGCTCCACTGGAAAAATGAGTGGAACAGATTAGACGGGATGTACACCATCCACACATTAATCGTTTCTACTTTAACTGGGTTTCTTGGCCTCTATCCAGATGGAGCGTCAAATCCTGGCCCGGGAAAAACAGATGAGGGAGGAAGCGGAACGAGCAAAAGAAGAGATGGAGCGACGACTTTTCCAGCTGCAGGACGAGGCGCGACTGGCCAACGAAGCACTGGTGAGAGCTCGACATGAGATGATTGTTAAATGTGCCAGACTTATGGGTAAGGTTCTGTTTGTGCAGCAAGCTTCAGCATTTGTTATATCAAAGAAATGGTGACAGATAGAAAACACCATACAGCAAAGTAAGCCATTACACAAAGTCCTAAACTCTTCCACAGTTCATCACAtgaaagtttttaaaaatgctttttttaatgttacaaTGCATCTTTCTCCAGCTTCGATCTGAGGAGACCGCGGACCTGCTTGCAGAGAAGGCCCAGATtgctgaggaggaggccaaGCTGTTGGCTCACAAGGCTGCAGAGGCggagcaggagaggcagaggtTAGAGGTCACCGCCATGAAGaccaaggaggagaaaaggctgATGGAGCAGAAGATGCGGGAGGCAGAGCAGCTGGCCGTCAAACTGGTGGAGCAGTCTGAGAGGAGGTCTGGAACCACCTTGTGTGTTGCATTAATTTTAGTTTATATTATTAACTGATAATAGGTCTAATTATTATTCACTTCTAGCTCTTCTGTACAccttacatttatttattaactcAGTCTGTTACCATGCAGCTTAAACACTCCACACAGACAAGCTACAGCAACCTTAAAGGGTCAAAAATTCCCAGTAGgtttaaaaaaacagagaacTGTTTGCCAGTAGAGGGCAGCACATGTGGTATATACTGTGTGCTTCTTATATATATTGTATCTACCACTGTTATATGCAGTCAGGTCCAGTGTTTTGAAAGGACAGTTTTCATGTTGAATTTTATATGTGAAGGGCATTAAAGTTTCACTTTTGTGCTGTGAGCCGCTTCCAGGGTgtgaaaatcacacacagtatTCTGCTTAGGGTACTCCTAAGTATTTACCTCATATTAATAACACCGTTACTGTTTTTGATGAGCTTTGAACCAAACCTCTGGTTCCAGGTTGAAGGAGGCAGATCACCTGAAACAGGACCTGACTGAGGCGAAGGATGCTGAGCGGAGAGCcaaacagaagctgctggagatcACCAAAACGACATACCCAGTACGGTGACCATCGCACTGCTGCCTGTGAtgcctttgtttctttttgtggatGAATGCAGCCTGTTTTGGTTTAGAAAGTTATTGAGTATCTGTGAAATATAAATTCAGGTTATTACACTGCTTTACTTGCGTTTGCCTTCTCTTCCAGCTCATAGCTGCCTACTCTCCTCCGCctgctccccctgctcctcctcctgaagcACCTGACTTTGCCTACGAATCTGCGTCTACACGCCTCGACTTCAAGGACTCTGACATGAAAAGGCTGTCTATGGAGatcgagagagagaggtgagttGAGATTGGCCGCGGCGACGCTTTTAAAGACAGTTCATATTGGCTCGTTCATATCTTGTCTTACGTTGATCCAGGCTGGAGTACATGGAGAAGAGCAAACACCTGCAGGACcagctgaaggagctgaagactGAGATCGAGTCtctgaagctggaggagcagcagcaacaggctgGCCTCTACAACCTCCGCAGTGAGGCCAGGGGATACGTCCAGGAGCCTGTCTACATACCTCACAGCAACGTACGTATGATCACTTAGTGTTGTCACTCTAATAGAATGAATAAACCAATAAATCCAGCTTATGGCTGATAATACACCTGCTTTCGCTCTGTCGACTACTTCATAATACTGGACCCACTCGTAGACCTCAGCTGACAGACTGCATGTCAACGTTGGACTTCTATTTGTGTTacccaaagcatgatgggagcTGTAGTGCCAAAACTGTTATTCTCCAATGGAAATAATGGTTACATAACTTTGTACATACTTGTTGTCTTTCACCTTCGCCTCTCTCTCAAACTGCTCCTGCTTGTCTTGTTTTGCAGCGAAACTCTGCGTACATGTCTCAGATGGCCTACTTTGAAGAAGTGTGATCCCAGTCCTGCAGGACGAGGAGGGAGGACTCGGTGCTTTCTAAAAATCATTggtcaacagacacacacatacagacaccatGCCTGTGTGCTTTGGAAAGACTATCCTCGATAACAAACAGCCACTAGCTTGGCTACCTGCACAGGCTGCCATGTTAGGTTGCACCGTCTGCCACACTGCGGCACCTTCACGTCTTTTCCTTTATATAAACACATTAACGTGTGTAACACTGATTCAGGATATGGTGCTGAAGATGGATGTTTtgatttgctgatgttttttgtgGCTTTAAGGGATACTTGTAAGATATAGAATCACGCCTTAATGACAAGTTACTCATTAAAGCCTTGAAAACGTTTTGGGGCAGGGATTAAGATTTGTCACAAAACGCCTTCAGGCAAAGTTCCTGCATCATGTTTTTCAGGCTGTGGGAAATTATGAAAAGGCCTAAATACCCTTAAGATTTTCTAAATACTGATGATTTTGGTCATTTTCTTTCAAACGAGCAAAGCGTTCCTCAAACTTGGCTTTTGGTTCAGTACATCAAACAGTGCAACAGCACATCAAAGAAACCCAAGTGGCCAAATTTCTGATTATACATCTAACAAGCTATTGTTGATTGTGGCTTTGAACAATGAGAAATGAAAGAACATTGTGATCTTGCTCATAAAGATAATttataaaaacagcacagaaaagtcTACATTTGACGAGCAGACGTGTGCAGGGACAGTGTCCAGTGCGACACTCCATACAAATGTAAAATGAGGTGTTTgatctttgttttggtctttcatttgtatttgcTTGCCGTTCCTGTCACTTGGTTCACAAACTGCCTTTACCGATAACAGCACACAGGTGCCTTTACTGTCTCTTGTGCCTCAATGTGATAGTTAATAGAAATGtagtcatttcagtttttatattttgtactctaGACTGTTTATGTGCCTTGAACTTTATTTTGTACTATTATGAATTGAGTTACTAAGGTTTTATTTGGCATCATTGTGCCCATGTGTCTTAGTGTTACTTTAAGTTTGGGGTTGATGTCACGCCCTGACGGATTTGCAGAATAGCAGATTGATggcttttccattttctttttgttcctcaGCTCGTGTTCTTCTCAGGGTCAGTGTTTGAGACAATCACTGCAGGTtgaatctttctgtttttcccctGAGATCTGCAGCATGGCATCCATTAATGTTTACCTTTTTCATTTAACTTGCATAAGTCCAGTTGGGATTTTTTTTGGCCAGCAGTGGGTGCATTGCATTTCACAAATCTATTGATGGGTTAGCTTTAATTTGTTCACACTCTGCATTACACC
Above is a window of Chaetodon auriga isolate fChaAug3 chromosome 15, fChaAug3.hap1, whole genome shotgun sequence DNA encoding:
- the nf2b gene encoding NF2, moesin-ezrin-radixin like (MERLIN) tumor suppressor b; this encodes MSILGLKKKQPKTFKVKVITMDAEMEFSCEVKWKGKDLFDLVCRTVGLRETWFFGLRYTVKDTYAWLKPEKRVLDQEVPKDSPITFHFLAKFFPEKVEDELVQEITQHLFFLQVKKQILDEEIFCSPEASVLLASYAVQAKYGDYDPNFHKPGFLAQDELLPKRVLMQYQMTADMWEEKITAWYAEHRGIARDEAEMEYLKIAQDLEMYGVSYFAITQNKRDTDLLLGVDAQGLHIYSPNSKLNPNKSFPWSGIRNISYSEKEFTIKPLDKKKDVFKFYSSQLRVNKLILQLCIGNHDLFMRRRKVDSIEVQQMKAQAKEEKARKKMERQILAREKQMREEAERAKEEMERRLFQLQDEARLANEALLRSEETADLLAEKAQIAEEEAKLLAHKAAEAEQERQRLEVTAMKTKEEKRLMEQKMREAEQLAVKLVEQSERRLKEADHLKQDLTEAKDAERRAKQKLLEITKTTYPLIAAYSPPPAPPAPPPEAPDFAYESASTRLDFKDSDMKRLSMEIERERLEYMEKSKHLQDQLKELKTEIESLKLEEQQQQAGLYNLRSEARGYVQEPVYIPHSNRNSAYMSQMAYFEEV